A genomic region of Miscanthus floridulus cultivar M001 chromosome 3, ASM1932011v1, whole genome shotgun sequence contains the following coding sequences:
- the LOC136542789 gene encoding uncharacterized protein isoform X4 produces MLSDDLLYQRGAALEIYMNKVVHVNGKALDKAAKVTITGGDEVIFVSLGRHAYIFEQLPEEKASTSSLCSKCVIQQEQYPAVKGTLDHLSSKGTKISTPFNFGNGRPPLVPHDKEIVSSLCKTMGEQSYCPSEENMTVGRHQLLKDDLKKAAISASDISESFDNFPYYLSENTKNVLLSSAYVNLCCKESTKWTKDISSLCKRVLLSGPAGSEIYQELLVKALTKYFGAKLLVIDYSLLSGGQPSKSKESEPYKKGDRVRYIGPPRSSGFMLEGPRAPDYGSQGEVRLPFAENGSSKVGVRFDKQIPGGIDLGGNCELDHGLFCSVDSLCLDGPGWEDRAKHSFDVVFEFASEESQHEPVILFLKDVEKICGNNYTYHGLKNKLESFPAGVFIVGSQIQTDARKDKSNNGSPWLKFPYSQAAILDLAFQDSFGRVSEKNKEALKMSKHITKLFPNKVTIEPPQDEKELSQWKQLLDRDIEILKAKANVLKMQSFLTRHGMECTDLESVVCVKDRNLSLTSECVDKIVGYALSYQLKDRPIQTPGKDARVVLSGESLKHGVDLLESIQSDPKKKSTKKSFKDVVTENEFEKRLLTDVIPPDEIGVTFEDIGALENVKETLKELVMLPLQRPELFSKGQLMKPCKGILLFGPPGTGKTMLAKAVATEAGANFINISMSSIASKWFGEGEKYVKAVFSLASKISPSVIFVDEVDGMLGRRENPGEHEAMRKMKNEFMVNWDGLRTKDKERVLVLAATNRPFDLDEAVVRRLPRRLMVNLPDAPNRKKILSVILAKEDLADDVDLEALANLTDGYSGSDLKNLCITAAHCPIREILEREKKERTLAEAEDRPAPPQCCSGDVRSLKFSDFKHAHEQVCASISSDSNNMNELVQWNDLYGEGGSRQKTSLSYFM; encoded by the exons ATGTTAAG TGATGACCTTTTGTACCAGAGGGGTGCTGCCCTTGAGATCTACATGAACAAAGTTGTCCATGTCAATGGGAAGGCCTTGGACAAAGCTGCTAAAGTCACCATCACCGGTGGTGATGAAGTCATTTTTGTTTCTCTTGGGAGGCATGCTTAT ATATTTGAGCAACTTCCGGAGGAAAAAGCAAGCACATCATCTTTGTGTTCAAAATGTGTCATCCAACAAGAACAATATCCAGCTGTCAAAGGCACACTGGATCATTTGTCGTCTAAAGGAACCAAAATATCAACACCATTTAACTTTGGAAATGGCCGACCTCCACTGGTTCCTCATG ATAAGGAGATAGTCAGCAGTTTATGTAAGACTATGGGGGAACAGAGCTACTGCCCTTCTGAAGAAAATATGACAGTTGGTCGACACCAACTTTTGAAGGATGATTTGAAGAAAGCAGCTATAAGTGCAAGTGATATATCCGAGTCGTTTGATAATTTTCCATATTATCTTAG TGAAAATACCAAAAATGTTCTCCTGTCATCAGCATATGTAAACCTATGCTGCAAGGAATCCACCAAGTGGACAAAGGATATATCTTCTCTTTGTAAAAGGGTACTATTATCTGGTCCAGCAG GGTCCGAGATCTACCAAGAATTACTGGTTAAGGCACTTACCAAATACTTTGGTGCTAAGCTGCTTGTCATAGATTATTCACTGCTGTCTGGT GGACAGCCTTCAAAGTCAAAGGAATCAGAACCATACAAAAAAG GTGATAGGGTGAGGTACATTGGTCCTCCTCGATCATCAGGGTTTATGCTCGAGGGACCGAG AGCTCCTGATTACGGTTCACAGGGTGAAGTGAGGCTTCCTTTTGCGGAAAATGGATCCTCAAAAGTTGGAGTCAGATTTGATAAACAGATCCCTGGGGGCATTGATCTTGGAGGCAATTGTGAGCTTGATCATGGCCTATTCTGTTCTG TTGATTCTCTATGCCTCGATGGTCCAGGATGGGAAGATAGAGCCAAACATTCATTTGATGTTGTGTTTGAG TTTGCCTCTGAAGAAAGTCAACATGAGCCTGTAATCCTATTTCTGAAGGATGTTGAGAAAATATGTGGAAATAATTACACCTACCATGGTCTAAAGAATAAGCTTGAAAGTTTCCCAGCTGGAGTTTTTATTGTTGGGTCCCAGATTCAGACAGATGCTCGGAAAGATAAG TCGAACAATGGGTCTCCTTGGCTCAAGTTCCCATACAGCCAAGCAGCAATACTTGACCTTGCATTCCAG GATAGCTTTGGACGGGTGagtgaaaaaaataaagaagCACTCAAGATGTCAAAGCATATAACTAAACTTTTCCCAAATAAAGTGACAATTGAACCTCCTCAG GATGAAAAAGAACTCTCCCAGTGGAAACAGCTATTGGATCGTGACATTGAAATTCTTAAGGCAAAGGCTAATGTTTTGAAAATGCAATCT TTTCTAACCCGCCATGGTATGGAATGTACTGATTTAGAATCAGTGGTTTGTGTCAAAGATCGTAATCTGAGTCTGACAAGTGAAT GTGTTGATAAAATAGTTGGTTATGCTTTGAGTTATCAACTCAAGGATCGCCCTATTCAAACTCCTGGAAAGGATGCGAGAGTTGTCCTTTCCGGTGAAAG CCTTAAGCATGGAGTTGATTTGTTGGAAAGTATCCAAAGTGACCCTAAGAAGAAGAGCACAAAGAAGTCATTCAAG GATGTCGTCACGGAGAATGAATTTGAAAAACGTCTTCTTACAGACGTCATCCCTCCAGATGAGATTGGTGTTACCTTTGAGGATATTGGAGCATTAGAAAATGTCAAGGAAACATTGAAGGAGTTAGTTATGCTTCCTTTGCAAAGGCCTGAGTTATTCTCCAAAGGACAACTTATGAAG CCATGCAAAGGGATATTGCTTTTTGGTCCACCTGGCACTGGTAAGACCATGCTTGCCAAAGCTGTTGCGACAGAGGCTGGTGCTAATTTTATCAACATATCAATGTCAAGCATTGCTTCGAAG TGGTTTGGAGAGGGAGAAAAATATGTGAAAGCTGTTTTTTCACTTGCAAGCAAAATATCTCCTAGTGTTATTTTTGTGGATGAG GTTGATGGCATGCTGGGTAGACGTGAGAATCCAGGGGAACATGAGGCCATGCGTAAGATGAAAAACGAGTTTATGGTGAACTGGGATGGTCTTAGGACAAAAGACAAAGAACGCGTTTTGGTACTTGCTGCCACTAATAGGCCATTTGATCTTGACGAGGCTGTTGTCAGGAGGCTCCCCAGGAG GTTGATGGTTAACTTGCCAGATGCACCCAACAGAAAGAAGATTCTTAGTGTAATACTAGCAAAAGAAGATTTGGCAGATGATGTAGATCTGGAGGCACTAGCAAACCTGACAGATGGGTATTCAGGCAGTGATCTGAAG AACCTGTGTATAACTGCAGCACATTGCCCCATAAGGGAAATTCTTGAAAGAGAGAAGAAG GAGAGAACCTTAGCTGAAGCAGAAGATAGGCCAGCCCCACCTCAGTGTTGTAGCGGCGACGTTCGCTCCCTAAAGTTTAGTGATTTCAAGCACGCACATGAGCAG GTTTGTGCTAGTATATCATCGGATTCAAACAATATGAATGAGCTCGTCCAATGGAACGACCTCTACGGAGAAGGCGGGTCGAGGCAGAAGACATCGCTGAGCTACTTTATGTAG